The DNA region ATCAATCTactattattttgaaaataagtaAGAATTTACCACTTTTTAGGTACTCGAGTTCTTTCAAAAAATAGCCTTCAAATTTGccggaaattttttttggaactcaagtaCTTAAAAGTGATAGATCCATTCATATTTCCAAAACAGTTGTAAATTGATATACATTTCGATAAACAATGTTATTGTGCCATTTTGGCCTAATTTCATGCAATATCTATTGCTAGGGGTGTCCGGGGTCGGATTGGGCGGGTAAACACCAATATTTCTATCCAATCCACCACTAGTGGGTTGGGAAAATTCCAATCCACTACTAACCCACCAAAGTTTAAATCCGGCAGATTGGTTACAAATTTTGGTGGTTTTAACTCGGCGGGTTGGcattaacaatttaaaaaaaaaaaaaattatcacaaactacaattttttattgaataatctCAAAACATAACTAATGCACAAAAAGAACTAAATGTAGATTTCATTGAATAATCTCAATTCTAACATAAACACAGTGTCAATGAAAAATAGATATATCATCTTTAGCAAAAGTAGGCTCTGCCTTACAACTTaggaaaattaaatcaacaaactcaaagttttaacatttcCACAGTCACAtcaaggattaaaaaaaattagacaaagacaaagaattAAATGAACTGTATtcttatgtaatatatataacatatttaaCTTGGATATACAACAAACTACTTGAATATACAATGAACTTGTTTGCCAAAATGGCTTTACTTGTAATATTATAacacattttataatatataaacagATCAAATGacataaactaaaataaaaagacaaaaaatatttaaataatagaaGACAATAACGCAATTACATACCTTTGTGATTGTCCGTGAAGAATTGAAATGATAAGAAATAGGTTACAAAAaggttgaagaagaaagaggaagggAAAGAAAGTGAAAGCCAAAAGTGaaaggtgagaaaaaaaagtgagacCTAAAGCCACAAAGTGTATACTGTATATACGGCTGAAGTAAATGGGATGGGTGGTAGGTAAGGGTATTTAGGGTTTCAATGTTGACTTTTTAGACtttatttaatgattttttttaaggctaGTTCTGTTTAGggaattgattattgattagctgtaaaaatttattaggtgAATTAATTAACTTTAAATACTTAACAATttgaactaatatttttttttatgtatgtataattAAACAGGTGGGTCAGGTTGTAGCGGGTTGGCAATTTTTCAATCCATAACCCAATTCAATCCGCAATTTTGGAGGTCTAACCCGCCCAACCCAAACCACCTAACTTAATAACATGCATGGGTCAGGTGGGTCGGGTGCGGGTTGGGCGGGTTGGCAGGTTAAGCGGATATTTTGCACACCCCTATCTATTGCCCAAACACACTAGATGAGAAGAATCTTTCCCATGATTCATTTTGGGTAGAAGTATTTAAAATGAGAgtttagattttagtttttagtttaaatgaCTTAATTAAACTATGAgaaaatctttctttcttttttcattgaTTAAATTTCTGAATAATTTTACTCATTCGAGGGGGTTCTAAATATATGGGTTTAAATTAATTAGatgtaaaatattattcaaattcGCAACATCACACTAGTGCTTATGGTAGAACAAAAtcctcaaaactcaatttattttgtatcgttaaatttatataaaaacataatttacaCTACAGTTGTggatcaaaacaaaattttcacattacTTAGTAAGGAAGTACTTTGAACCAAGAGAGTAAAGTATGATAGAAAATTTGCTAGTTGCCACATCAATAAAATTTACATCTACAAGGTAAAATGCCTATCTCACTATGCCCAtttaaagtaatttttgaaTTCTATGGCCCTGCCTCCAGTGCGGAATAAAGTGGAGCATCACTCAAAACTATAAATGCAAGTTACATAGGAAAGAAACTAGCCTAACAGGCAACACATGACAGTGATTCTATGAGAAGAGGGGCCATTAGTCTCCTTGTGACTTTGCAGCCATCCACATACAGTTCTCCCCCAACATCTCATTGTTACGTATGGAAGATTTTGAATTCTGCAGCTGACTCATCGTTGTGCGAAACATCATACATTTTTCCCGCAAATAGGAGAGGGAAAGATCCCAACTAGCCTTCTCGCCACATGAAGCACCACTTTTATCAAGCTTCATATGGATTGAAGGAAGAGAACATGAAAGTGTACAGTATACAGCAAAATAAGGGGAGGAACAAACAGCAAAGAAACAATGTGGGATCAACATGCAACTGCAATATCTGGTTGAGATTGCAGGTCTTCGGAGTCCAAGAGCAAAGGACTCTTTTGGAATTTGTTTCTGAGCTGACCACAAGCAGCACTAGCATCCAGGCCCCTTGTTTGCCGTGTGCTAACAGTTATTTTACGTGATTCTAAAGCAGCTGCAAATGCCATCACCTgccaaatgaaataaaatccATACATCTATTactaaagaacaaataaaatcaAGTGATGAGGCATATTCTTGTTGAAAATGAGGGCATAATAACATAGGGTCAACATTACAGCTTTCTTGTGTGGCCGCTGATAATCAGAGCCTTCTATTGGATTGAAAGGTATCAAGTTCACATGATAACTACGCCCCCACTGGTGGAGAAGCTCTGCAAGTTCTACTGCATGCTCTGTTTTGTCATTGACTCCAGCTGGCCAAAAGTAACACTAATACTGAGAAAAATGTCATTTAcatcaatattcatgttattcAAGCATGGGTGAAGGTGGAGGGACGAGGATACAAAAGTTCTAAAGTGAATggtacttataaaataaaaagagcaaaATTAGTAGTTCTTAAGTGAAACATTGGTACCTAACAGTGCATACTCAAAGGAAACCCGTCGACTGGTCTCAAGGAAGTAGTCCTTGCAATCTTTCATGATAGCATCCAGAGGGTAGGATTTAGCACTTGGCACAATTGCTTCCCTAAGTTTTTGGTTAGGAGCATGTAGGCTGATGCAAAAGAAGAcaagaaaattaacaagaaaataaagttgaatttgcataaaataatgaaaataacataTTGGCATCAGACGTGTTAGATATAAAGGTCTTCttcataagttttttaaaaaataataataataaataaataaatttgataagtaataaaacaTTATCAGTAAATGGGATCACACTCCCAATCATGTGACTTTTGTGTCCACCCAACCTTCGGTTCCAGCTATTGAGGTTGTAGGGACTCAAAAGATGGCCCAAGCCCACCTAGAATAGTGGTACCCAATATTTTAAGCCCAACACAATTAATTTGTAAGAGAGTGGGCTTTCTGAGTCAATTGCAATGCTAAGTAAGATCCAAGCTTGAAATTAAAAGTATAAGGCTTTTAATATGAATAGATGAAGCACAAATTCAGTACAAACACTTCCTCGGGCTCGTCCGAGGATAGATTGTTCATAAAAAGTCAATGCCAATCTCTCTACAATTTGATACTTAATTCTCACTTCTCAAGTTTCTCCTTGCCAATCCCATTTTCTAGAGGGGTTCCTTTCCTTATATAGTCTTTTCTATTGCATCTCAACCCTCCACCTATACGTCTCAGGGGAATAActtggatgcttgtcccatcaagacCCTCTTGGAGGTGGTAGAGAGTGTTGTGAGCTGTGAAATCACTATTTAGGTGTCTTTTCCTCATAAATGCGGTCAGCTCAGTTGGTGCAGAGCATTGAATGTGGAGGTGATGGTTACCTTCTAcagatattttctattttctctatTTGCGCGTCTCTGATGTCTTTCATGGTGTCCTTCTTTTGGGTGCAGGTGGATAGCTGGGGCATCCCGAGGTGCTACCGTTCCTTAGGCTCCTCGAACAATGGGTCCGCCCGTATCCCATCCTCGGACCTTTGCTCACATATTTAGCCTGAACTAGCGTCGTCTTCATGTTTTGACTTCCTCGGACTCCGTCTACATGTCAGGCTTTGATTGGCGCTTGAATGGGCTTTTGCCTTTCCTCGGACTGGACCTATGggctttattttttgtttgaatccCCCCCTCCCACAGAGGTGATCTTCAACACCCTCAGGCACAACCCACTTGACccaaaataatgagaaaatcaTGATCCATAACTCATAAGCAGTACGGCAGTGAAGAAGCAAATGATTTACAGTTTCTCCCACTGATTTGCACATGCAACACCTATCAATAATTAGGATCCTCCGTTTCTGTAAATTATCAATGGTCAGAATTTTCCCCATAGCTGCTGTCCAAACGAAAAAAGCAACCTTAGTTGGGACTTTTGACCTCCACGCACTTTTCCAATTAATTGTAGGATAGACCAAAGATAGACCCTAGAGATTGCAGAAATTGGGGAAGCAGTGCAACGTTTGATTTACAATCGTGCAACATTTGATTTACAATCAATACTCAAAagacattattttattggggttaaaaaggaagaagaacaagaagaaaagaaaagatatgagCTAATTCAGAAGTTTGGATTATGGACATTAAATCATAAGGCTTAATGGCAGGCAGAATTCATCACCTCCCATCAGCTTTTACAGGGGTCAATTTATTCTACAGTCAAAATTTCAAGGGTGGATATTTCTGGTTGAAGGACAAAAGGCTTAAAATGTAGTAAGTCACAATTTTGATAATGTgtttatgaaattttgaatgataTGTGCTGCTCAAATTCTGGATTTTAGTAAACTTTGCAGGTAGATTTGCTATTAGCCTACTACAAAAGATTAAGGGTCAAATATTTTCTGTTATGGAACAAAAGGCAGTCCGCCATGTTTCTCCCACTCTACATTAGCCTAACCAATGATCTGAAACCCCTTGAACAAAATATGTGAATTGCAGCATGGAACAGATACCCTCTCAAACTGTACATTTGGGCCAGAAACAGCAAATTGCAGCAACAAGATTCTGAATATCAAGCCAATTCTATCAATTAAACAtatgcacttcaacaaaaatgGCCAATTACTCACAAACAAACAACATCAGTAAATGGTACATAGTATTAAGACACAAAAATTCTTGACTTCCTACTATAGATGACATACCTGACGGCCAATGTTGACTGAAGTTTGTGAGAAGCCAGCTTTCTTATTGTGTTTGGAACCCCCACAGTGGATATTGTGATCATTCTTTGCCCAATTTGCACATCCTTACAAACAAGAAAGACCCACCAAAATTGATATGATACTCAAAACTTACAGGAAAATGGAATTCTAATACTCTCTTTGTCCCATATTGCTAGTCCCAtttagaaaattcaattttctaagGAACATCATCTTTCTAAGAACAGGTAGAATTTTTCAAATTGCCCTTCATAATTTAAACTCAGTGAAGtataaaaatagtgaaaaaaggGGTATTGACttttcaataaattaaagaGTAAATTAGGATAGTTattaatattgtgtttattgACTTTTCAAGAAGGACCATATTTTGcaataatcccaaaaaaacCAACAATAAAGGACGGAGTGAGTAAATCACAAAGAATGAATAATATGTTAGTGGAAAAACCCCTTGCAATTATGtaagtaaaaaactaaaataaacaagttATTAAAGGCTATCACACAAAACAAACATTGGTAATGAAGCAATTGGATAATATGCATGAAACAGTTGTAAATTCACCTTATTCAAGCACTGGTGTGCTTCAAGTACCGACTTCAGGTTCAACATTGGCTCACCCATTCCCATGAACACCACATTTGTCACCCTGTGCTTGAAGAGCTCCTCAATAGCTAAAACCTGTGTACACAAATGTATTTACTTGTTCATTGTATACAAAGCCAAGCTTGCTttgagtaaattaattttttcagcatattatgaaaattttaggcttttaatttccctttttttttttcattcttcgGAATGAAATGCCTCTATTCTACGTTGGCCACTTCATTTTTCAGAATTGCGTAAACAATAAAACATTCAAAGACCCCACCACCCCACCACACAGTGGACTTC from Castanea sativa cultivar Marrone di Chiusa Pesio chromosome 6, ASM4071231v1 includes:
- the LOC142641525 gene encoding uncharacterized protein LOC142641525, producing MIATSMALIQHVCSAPLARAARPRFLAAVISSRNLSITIRSSSSSSSSSSSSSARASQADSHVLLGMSEQELQQVALDFGQQSFRGKQLHHLIYKRKVKEIQDFSQLPQAFRNDLEEAGWKVGRSPIHNTVTAVDGTIKLLIKLEDNRLIETVGIPVEDAKGSVRLTACVSSQVGCPLRCSFCATGKGGFSRNLKKHEIVEQVLAIEELFKHRVTNVVFMGMGEPMLNLKSVLEAHQCLNKDVQIGQRMITISTVGVPNTIRKLASHKLQSTLAVSLHAPNQKLREAIVPSAKSYPLDAIMKDCKDYFLETSRRVSFEYALLAGVNDKTEHAVELAELLHQWGRSYHVNLIPFNPIEGSDYQRPHKKAVMAFAAALESRKITVSTRQTRGLDASAACGQLRNKFQKSPLLLDSEDLQSQPDIAVAC